Within Salmo trutta chromosome 30, fSalTru1.1, whole genome shotgun sequence, the genomic segment AGAGGCTGCAGCTCTTTGGATAACAGCTCGTAGGTCAGAGAGTTCAGACCATCAGAATGCCAGTTGAGCCTGGTGCGTTTCAGAAGGTCAAACCTGTGGAGGGacagggggggggagagagatgagtcaataaggcgtgtgtgtgtgtgtgtgtgtgtgcgcgtgtgtgcgtgtgtgtacctgCGTGGATTCTGCTCGTTGCCCCTGTCTCCTTTATGCTTGATCATCTTGTAATGTCCGATGGCCACTGGAGGGCGCACTATCTTCATCCCAGACAGACGCACTCTGAGACAGACCGCAACACAGGAAGAATGAATATGTTGATTTGAGTGAAATAACTGAAAGACAGCACAGGACTAGATAAGGTAGCGTCTCAAGTTTTTCCCTGACCAATTGACCTCACTAGGAACAACTCTGGGGCCTACTAATGAGGTGTGTAATCCACTATCATACTGGTCCATTGGCCCTCTATGGGACAGAGTATGGGTTTTCACACATCCACCTGAACTAAACAAACTAACTAATGGGGAGGAAATCTACCAAGCAAACTGCCCAACAAGCTGACAAGGATACTTACTGAGCTCCAAACATGAACTGTGGGGAGAGACACAGCAAAGCAACGGCAGTGAGAATGGAGATGAACAGGATATTATGACAGAGGTAGAAATTAAACACGTGAAGACAAATAGCTAatgaagagagagatacagacaagAGAGACATCTTTCAAGGAATTCACTGGTATAGTCACATGTGGTTGTCCCTCCCAGCCCCTCGCCCTACTCACCTGGCAGCGATGTCATCGTCCTCCCCACCCCAGCCCCAATAGCTGTTGGGGAATCCGTTCATCTTCATGTACTGCTCAGGTGTGACTGCAGATACCCCTCCGAAATACTGGGGGTATGGCAACCTGGGTGGGACAAATACCAGAACATGCCAGAACCTCAGATGACACTTGACATACAGACACTGATACtcttcataaacacacacatacctgtatcTGAACTTGTCCATGGCCACAGAGAGGTGTGTGGGGAACTGATTGTGACAGGTGTAGGTGTTGTGGTCGTTTTCAGGCAGCAGATCTACATCGTGTAGGAAGATACACCCCCAGTCCTCGTCTCTCAGTGCCTCGCGGACCCCAACATTCAACAGCTTAGCCCGGTTAAATGTAGAGTTACCCCACTGCAAAGGAAAATACAGcgatcagagagagaaagaaagtaagcgagagagagagcgagagagcgcgcgagagagaaagagacctgcTGGACTATGTAGATACTGTAGTGAATCTGTTGTCTCTGTAGGAAGGGGTGGAGGTGGTAGAGTAGGGCTCGGAGGTGAGTCTGGCGGTTACGGTACGGCACCACGATGGCCGTGTGGTGGCACGGCTCGCAGTCTGGGGGGCTGTACCGGCCTCCCGGTAACACCAACGGGTTCCTCTCCCTGATCTCCTCCAGAGAGAGAGGCGAGGACAGACGCACAGACACAGGACCGactagagaagacagagagaggtagaggaggggagatgtATCGTATTATGTAGGAAACCTTCATTATTCATACAGTACATAATGCCTTACAACATGATGGAGTggctctccctctcacacatgtATATTTACCCAGTAGTGGTGAGGGCACCTTGCAGTCCTTCAGCTGAGCCCCTGTCCCTGGTGGTCCGGTGCCTATGTGGGGGGCTGGTGGCGCCCCAAGGTGGCTGAGGTTGGTGTACACGTCGTGGGGGCGGGAGTAGTCAAACTCAGGCTGCTCAGAATGGACCAGTACGGACACCAGCCCCCTGAAGCCCCCCAGGGAGAAGTAGACCACAAAGGCAAACTGGAAGCCCACCAATAGGGCCAGGGTACAGGGGGAGTCAAGAGAGCGACCACAACACAccatgatggagggagggagtgggagagagagggggggggtgatggagagaaaaagagagatgcagagaaaagGTGAGAGAAGAAGACAGTGAGAGACAATTAGATCAGAAAGAGGCTGGGAtcagagggggtagagggatgacagaggaaggagagatggaggagagagagggagggtggggaggCTGTAGGGGGCTCAGGGGGTTAGGAGGGGGGCATCTATGTGTATGAATGTTGCAGCGCTATAGCTCAGTCCACATGGCCATCGCTTCAACATCTGACGAGTCACTGTAAAAGACAGGGAACAACACTCAACATTGTATACTGTTACACAAAAACAATGACATAGctactacagtgtgtgtgtatatatatgataATAATAACTTTGTGGGTGCTTACATTTGTCCTATTTCCCACGTGTACTAATGTGTGaattagaaatgtgttttttgcatatcccatcTCTCCCTGAGAAACAgtcagcgtgtgtgtgagtgtacctGTGTTCTGCTGTAGTCCCAACTGGATGATATCAGAATCTGGCCTCCAGCAGAGagtctgctctccctctctccttctcctcctcccctcatagTTCCTTATGAAGAAGAGAAAGCCCCAGGTAGTAGCCTAGCATGACTGCAGGACTGACTGATTTCATATCTGAATAGGAAGCCTGTAGACTCACATGTTATTCTTAAATGAGGCTACAGTATGACTCCAACGGTTCAGTTGCTACATGAAAAATGTATGAACTAACTACAACAGCATTCCTAGCAACAGTAGGCTACGACAAGTCCCAACGAGTTTTTAGGCTATTACGTTCTGGTCTTCTGCCCATTTCAGTTAGATTTTCTATATGAGACAAATATAAGATCCAATGATACCATAAACAATTACTTTCAAAACAGACTGAAATGTGTAAATTGATGCGTCCATATTAGGTGAAACATAATGTCCGTATCAAATCCATGTCCATTTTATCTCCAGAATAGGGTGTACAAGCTGTCAACATGACTAATAATAATTGttgtattaataataataataattcatgaAGTCTAGGCCTAATATTTTTCGTGATAATCTGTTCACCTAGCTAAACATCATTCTATATCTCTAGATCATTGCATTCCTTCTTAATTAATAGGCCATTCTCGCGTTAGATCCGCATGTCTGCAACATTAATTTCTAGGGCAAAACTCCCTTGTCACACCCGTCGTCTCACCTCCATGTTCCTGCGACGTTCCAAATCTAGCCCCCGGCTTCGAATTAGGACAACTGGGCCGCACTGTGATCAACACATTCGATGGTATGGGTGGATGTTTCTGGGTGAGTCCGCTTCCTAATCTATTTGATCCAGGTCGAAATCCTCTACTAGCCGTTTAGAAAGCACTCTTCCGCATGGACTAAACACGGAAGGCCGTCGCTGCTGCAGCAGCATCCAACAGATATCAACACATAAACTGCGGTTCATCTCTCATCCCCGTTCTCAGTAGGCTACAGCGCTGCCGCTACGACAGGCAGGCATGTAGAGGGGCAAAGCGAACATGACGTATTTTACCGGGTATATTGAATATGTTCAAGTGCAGAAACACTCTccgtgttttctctctctctctctctctctctcgtacacaCACACTAGTTGAGATTGTATTGTGAAACACACATAAGTGATAATATAGCAGTGGAGGAAGGGAAGTACCAAATTAAAATAGTGAAACATGATAGAAGTTATATTTTTTTGATAACTACATTAAATATTTTCACGCCACCAAATAACtgaaacactgttttgcaatggtcttcagtagcctcaacagcaccctcTAGGGTATCCCTATGGTGTAGCCagagcacagctattttcagtccTTTAATACAATAAAAAAACGGTCATAGGCTGACCacacgttgcaaaataaatttagaaatccatgttattcaattattgcgcgccaatgagcgtctgcgttgccaagggctaaaatagaaatcagttctatttctgacgcagatcacgctgcaagtcctgtctctcccatctcattggtttatagaagcggtacccacgtgccatctcctcattggttatacccatgtgAGTGACTGAAAGAGGAACGAGGtcagtggtggtaatgcacctaatttatgaaagttgccaatcgcaatatcaagtcaagagaagaaaaggcctggaagaaagagagatgactagaaacgattcggttgaccgttttatgtgtggattaattggcggagtagaggaccttgtgcatttcaagtaaaataacaactcaatgtttatatcccaggacaaattagctatcaacagcaagctagctaaataggacaaactagctaaattgccatataggcttaatgcttttcgacctgtccccaaattaatataattggttcagagtttgttttgatactttaacctgcgtgtcgtgatcgcgtttggtgtgggggacaaaataaatgtatgcatgatGGCGCACACGTGCAGCCGgattgggttccgtgttaggctcatcccactgggcaaaaactggttgaattaacgttatttcacgtcatttcaacaacaaaattcTACGTCAACAAATTCGAATCAACATGTAaagctgattggatttgcaaaaagccATCAAAATAATGGAATTTCATCTATTATCCACCCATCTTTTAACATTTTGGTTaatttcacgttagttgacaacgtaaccaaatgtaaatcaaattagacgttgaactgacgtatATCCCATTGggatggttctcacccccttccatagaatAACACAGTAATTTTGAggacttctggaggacgtcctccaacctatcagagctcttgcagcatgaactaacattttgtccacccaatcaaaggatcagggAATGAatttagtactgaaagcataagccaCAGCTAGCTCGCAGtgcagggcaggtagtttgtcgccggtgatgtgttgtgcagaccgcaccaccctctgtagagccttgggattgagggcggtgcagttgccgtaccaggcggtgaaacAGCCTGACAGgaggctctcaattgtgcatctgtaaaagtttgtcagggttttgggagacaagccaaatttcttaagccccctgaggttgaagaggcgctgttgcgccttcttcactgtctgtgtgggtggaccatttcagtttgtctgtgatgtgtacgccgaggaacttaaaatgttccaccttctccactgctctccctttgatgtggataggggggtgctccctctgctgtttcctgaagttcacgttcatctcctttgttttgttgacgttgagtgagaggttgttttcctgacatcacactccgagtgccctcacctactccctgtaggctgtcttgtcattgttggtaatcaagcccactactgttgtgttgtctgaaaacttgatgattgagttggagacgtgcatggccactcattcatgggtgaacagggaatacaggagggggctgaggacgcacccttgtggggcccaagtgttgagggtcagcgaagtggagatgttgatACCTAcgttcaccacctgggggggccgtcaggaagtccaggacccagttgcacagggcggtgtagagacccagggtctcgagcttaatgacgagtttggagggtactatggtgttgaatgctgagctgtagtcaatgaacagcattcttacataggtattcctcttgtccagatgggatagggcagtgtgcagtgtgatggcaattgcatcgtctgtggacctgttggggcggtatgcaaactgaagtggatctaaggtggccggtaaggtggaggtgattatgatccttgactagtctctcaaagcacttgatGATGACAGAAGAGTGTGCTACGGGACagtagtaatttagttcagttatctttgccttcttgggtacaggaacaatggtggccatcttaaagcatgtggggacagcagactgtgattgggagcgattgaatatgtctgtaaacacaccagccagctggtctgcatatgctctgaggacacggctatggatgccgtctgggccagatgccttgcgagggttaacacgtttaaatattttactcacgtcggccatggaaaAGGAGAGGGGGGGCACAGACCTTGTTAGCAGGCcgtgacggtggcactgtattatcctcaaagcgggcaaagaaggtgtttagtttatCCGGAAGCGTGAcgttggtgtccgtgacgtggctggttttatttttgtagtccgtgatttcctgtagactctgccacatacatctcgtgtctgagccatcgaattgcgactccactttgtccctgtaccagCATTTCgcatgtttgattgccttgtggagggaataactacattgtttatattcagccatattcccagacctctttccatggttaaatgcagggGTTCGCACTTTCaatttgcgcaaatgctgccatccatccacggtttttggttagggtaggttttaattgtcacagtgggtacaacatctccaatgcacttctttataaactcactcaccgagtcagcgtatagatcaATATTGttatctgaggctgaccggaagatatcccagtccacgtgaccAAAACAATCTTAAAGCgtagattccgattggtcagaccagcgatgaatggttctagtcactggtgcattctgtttgagtttctgcctataagatggtaggagcaagatggcgtcatggtcggatttgccgaagggagggtgggggaggtctttgtatgcatcgcagaagttagagtagcagtggttgaGTGTATTACCCCCTCGCGTAGTGCAATCAATATgatgatagaatttaggtagccttgttctcaaatttgctttgttaaaatccccagctataataaatgcagcctatggatatatggtttccagtttacatagagtccattGAAGTTCATTGAGGGCCGTCTTAGTGTCTGcttgtacacagctgtgacgataactgatGAGAATTCTCGTGGGAGTAATATGgctggcatttgattgtaaggaattctaggtcgggtgagcaggaggacttgagttcctgtatgctgttatgattacaccatgagtcgttaatcatgaagcatataccctgcccttcctcttcccagagatgtgtttatctctgtcaatgcgatgcatggagaagcccggtggctgaatcgattccgacaacatatcccaagagagccatctttctgtgaaacagagaatgttacaatctctgatgtctctctggaaggcaacccttgctcgaatttcatctaccttgttgtcaagagactggacattgacAAGTAGAATCCTctggagcggtgggcgatgtgcccgtctacggagcctgaccaggaggccgctccgtctgccccttctggggcgccgttgttttggtcctcttctgggattagatccattgtccttggtggtggtccaaacagaagATCCACTtctggaaagtcgtattcctggttgtaatgttggtaaattgatgtcactcttatatccaatagttcttcctggctgtatgtaataagacttaagatttcctggagtaacaatgtaagaaataatacataaaaaaccgAAATAccgcatagtttcctaaggactcgaagcgaggtGACCGTCTCTGTCAGCGCCATCTTAaatagctaatatggtgacaacagtGTAGGCTATGTCGCGGCACAGTTGgctaggttactttctaaatgtaatccgttacagttaagttacctgtccaaaattgtaatcagttcCGTATTTTTggggattacccaaactcagtaacgtaatctgattacattcagttacttttagattactttcccctgaagaggcattagaagaagacaaaaatgtatgttactaattgaacgacatctattgcaggataaatcaatgttaaagctggccatatatggatgttaaattttactttatgggctggttatgtaggcttctaacccatcgctttctactacatataataatacgattaaattagatctttacattaaaaaccaaagtctatcagaattccagtcattccaataaatgttataccccttgatcttcaagaataggacttggaaatatggaagtatagattagccatattgttttacctgagcataacccccaAACTAAGgtcttattagccagccctactctgttgtttatgattttgttgtcatggaggactgattgggctcattgattcgagttgaaaaataaatgctgcgatcatggaatggcatgctttgagcactactgaaaagtccTATTTACATGTtgttggtaaacagctgagggatgggcctggagaaatgtaagcaCTCTCAGatttaatagacagagctatagatgcaaggactgaccatccatgatataaaaattgttttaaccatgttatgaaactataaagtgtttgtttacatttacaatgttaacaaacattggagaaaaacaagcacATATTTGGGGTTCTCATGGaatgtgacagttgaactaaactcatgaggcatttttAAGTggtattctttaagaatcaatggatatacagtgtgtgtatatatatacatatacacacacacacacacacacacacacacacacacacacacacacacacagttgaagtcggaagtttacatacaccttagccaaatacatttaaactctgttttccacaattcctgacatttaatcctagtaaaaaatccctgtctttggtcagttaggatcaccactttattttaagaatgtgaaatgtcagaataatagtagagagaattatttatttcagcttttatttctttcatcacatccccagtgggtcagaattttacatacagtcaattagtatttggtagcattgcctttaaattgtttaacttgggtcaaacgtttcgggtagccttccacaagcttcccacaatatgttgggggaattttggcccattcctcctgacagagctggtgtaactgggtcaggtttgtaggcctccttgctcgcacacgctttttcagttttgcccacaaattttctatgggattgaggtcagggctttgtgatggccactccaattccttgactttgttgtccttaagccattttgccacaactttggaagtatgcttggggtcattgtccatttggaatacccatttgtgaccaagctttaacttcctgactgatgtcttgagattttgcttcaatatatccacatcattttcctacctcatgatgccatctattttgtgaggtgcaccagtccctcctgcagcaaagcacccccagaacatgatgctgccacccccgagcagtggcttcctccttactgagcagcctttcaggttacgttgatataggactcgttttactgtggatttagatacttgtacctgtttcctccagcatcttcacaaggtcctttgctgttgttctgggattgatttgcacttttcacaccaaagtacgttcatctctaggagacagaacgcgtctctttcctgagcagtatgacggcagcgtggtcccatggtgtttatacttgcgtactattgtttgtacagatgaacgtggtaccttcaggcatttggaaattgctcccaaggatgaaccagacttgtggaggtctacatttttttctgaggtcttggctgattcttttgatttttccatgatgtcaagcaaagaggtactgactttgaagataggccttgaaatacatccacaggtacaccttcaattgactcaaattatgtcaattaggctatcaaaagcttctaaagccatgtcatcattttctggaattttccaagctgtttaaaggcacagtcaacttagtgtatgtaaacttctgacccactggaattgtgatacagtgaattatacataagtgaaataatctgcctgtaaacaattgttggaaaaatgacttgtgtcatgcacaaagtagatgtcctaaccgacttgccaaaactataatttgttaacaagaaatttgtggagtggttgaaaaatgagttttaatgactccaacctaagtgtatgtaaacttccgacttcaactgtatgttagggatgcacaatatatcggtgaacatatcggaatcggaagatgtctagtttaacgccgatgtgcaaaaccgatgtcaaggCTGACGTGCATACcaatataacgtaggtacatgacgtaatgacgccaggtaaaattttgcgctacacgtgcaacacagcattcctaacttagcccacaatgtctgttgtgtggatcaagcagtcgcttgaaagagtaagaacatttcagcaagacaactcaaaggcgaaatccattaaagccaagataatggaattcattgccttgacaatcaaccgttctctgtcgtgggtgatgtttgctttcgccgactggtcgagcaccggaacacactaccaagtgcctattcctgctcttttcatgcaatccatcaaacacattttgtgtgtcatcatagtgatctctgacttgtggtcagactcgctcaggaggaacaaacttaaacttgcaccttttttcaatgctgatttggaTGTCATTGGAAAAACAGAGAATTGTCAATGCTTTTTTTCctcacaaacatcctttctgaatttaaaactaatcctcgaagtaatcatctagtttttcaaaaggatttgtaatctgattacaatatttttgctggtaacgtaacagattacagttaccgtttttttgtaatcccttacatgtaatctgttactccccaaccctgtgtagcggttagcggttatggtaATAA encodes:
- the b4galt3 gene encoding beta-1,4-galactosyltransferase 3 codes for the protein MVCCGRSLDSPCTLALLVGFQFAFVVYFSLGGFRGLVSVLVHSEQPEFDYSRPHDVYTNLSHLGAPPAPHIGTGPPGTGAQLKDCKVPSPLLVGPVSVRLSSPLSLEEIRERNPLVLPGGRYSPPDCEPCHHTAIVVPYRNRQTHLRALLYHLHPFLQRQQIHYSIYIVQQWGNSTFNRAKLLNVGVREALRDEDWGCIFLHDVDLLPENDHNTYTCHNQFPTHLSVAMDKFRYRLPYPQYFGGVSAVTPEQYMKMNGFPNSYWGWGGEDDDIAARVRLSGMKIVRPPVAIGHYKMIKHKGDRGNEQNPRRFDLLKRTRLNWHSDGLNSLTYELLSKELQPLYTNLTVDIGDDPRLPQRKATPPMPKREVKGDELPPLVPWSKHGSKRRGDTPLAAEHDVKGEGQAVKGGVVTAVTTAKPKADKVDHAQSKTVHQTVDERAGGVK